GGGAAATACCGGAGAGACCGGCTGTTTCCCTCCCAGAGGATCGTTCCCTCCTCACCGCAGATACGAAGATTTCTGACCGCCTTCCTGGAGACACAGTCAATGGTGAGACTCCCCGTCGTTCCATCGGCATGGCGCAGAAGGACCTGGCAGGTGTCAGGGTACGGCAGCTTCAAGGAGCTGGTCCGGGACCAGGAGCAGCTGAAGTCCGTCACTTTTCCGAAAGACTCCGTCAGCCAGGGAAGTTCGATGCACAGAATTTCCCTGATAGCGTTCGTCCGGGGTGAACCGACGAAAAACTCGTCGTACTTTTCCCAAGGGTGCCAGTCCGGCAGGTACTGCCCGACATGGTAGGTATAGAACTTCCTTGTCCCCGTCTTCCCATGGTTCTTGATGACCCATCGGTTTTCGGAACGGTAGAGCATTGTGGAGGAGAGGAAGACTACAGGAGAGACGCGCTCCTCGAAGGGAAGAATCTCGTCGTAGCCTTCGTCCAGTAAATCAAGTTCCGAGAAGGTATGATTTCCCCTCCGAAGCGCCTCCGTCAGAAATAGGGCGTGCGCCTCGGGAGGAGTCGAGACAATCAATGCTTGGGGGGCGAAGCCCTCAAGCGCCTCTTCAAACTCCTCGAAGATCGGGCAACCGAACTTGAGAGCCACCGCCTCCCTTCTGTCCGTCCGTCTATCGAAAGCGGCGACGGAGAAATCAGGGAAGAATCTCAAGAGAAGACGTAGGCGCCGGCAACCCATGGAGCCGAGGCCGACCATGAGTATTTTCGCCGTGTTAGAAAAGAAACTATTTCGCTGCATTCCATTTCAACTCCATATCTCTTTGAATGCTCTAACGAACCCATTATCGGAGCAAAGATTAAACGGAAGGGTGAAAGGCA
This DNA window, taken from Aminivibrio sp., encodes the following:
- a CDS encoding Gfo/Idh/MocA family oxidoreductase → MQRNSFFSNTAKILMVGLGSMGCRRLRLLLRFFPDFSVAAFDRRTDRREAVALKFGCPIFEEFEEALEGFAPQALIVSTPPEAHALFLTEALRRGNHTFSELDLLDEGYDEILPFEERVSPVVFLSSTMLYRSENRWVIKNHGKTGTRKFYTYHVGQYLPDWHPWEKYDEFFVGSPRTNAIREILCIELPWLTESFGKVTDFSCSWSRTSSLKLPYPDTCQVLLRHADGTTGSLTIDCVSRKAVRNLRICGEEGTILWEGNSRSLRYFPPSGEPIHPLLDEKELERQAGYAEFISESPYLEELRHFFRLVSGETAERLYSYARHREILRLVDELEREWREQ